From a single Stomoxys calcitrans chromosome 4, idStoCalc2.1, whole genome shotgun sequence genomic region:
- the LOC106085530 gene encoding uncharacterized protein LOC106085530 isoform X2: MSEDQVYKDGDIVWVKLGNNWWPGEVIDAHRHPDGIVTNNKRKLYCIVKFFNENAYEYVSNVKQIYPFQCAKKEEFLKKGLSLYKSGNKFMEKFPEDIEIAERLTRQKVSSLYINDRPDSIVKAILGQPIILSSDDGCGGTSEYREKRRSCESITKIINITPNKTPPKPIRIEQSVAIGAAYGSTSNAATANPKNISGSPRLSISSDSSSSRTNVGNSNNYRCNLCDFTSVRQNVMILHRKMHSNRNGAATTTVALNQNANAPKNRNNINNIESNTKVNKPILTTSTSTTPSKSPTPSVVSIPAGNRSTISLKRSKSPPSVTNETVGVEDKTTSSSAAITLSDSSAPCAVETTSIVSQGTLSRRSMRHTRSAVVSSPTSPSIINGSTTSAIDLPEVKPIQKIPKKRDFASLTIVVNPNVEEAQQVQKSTVTETLASTALTPVAKENVEEIRNMLMADWSDEDEMADLDNDKNKNEIKAISADADSRSGGEMNDITPIISTPTGTSTPCSTTTNKGRIRNIPKKDRRDVILNDFSPDVSVIEPAQDSSSQTLVVHLDTSNSSAVEIVDEQQHTPIITIHDDDEDDRTHKTPISKTTKKSADNLSPSSRNSDLENVEPNDKSTAASILSCFDFQDDEDGEEIDTTTATASSIPHFKKKYLSSERSLFQISCDGAAKAKHNEERDKKDQELEAEIESLLESTHPPAAGLTITPSNSFEECISVKDLPIKERSKRIFKSRNRSRIEGKLSTESLTNSVSTDESLTKDISSSEDINKTKQVQEKRGPKENRRKSKDTNERASLKSSKDWPAKCLAGRLEDQSLYAKDEQHLPNGENSIPENFANVNNNASSEKVSESMALRATIADKDQVEAETIKVLTELATVEEVPQDEGNELVVVDQQLGRTLQPSTLVESEENRLEDNVKLQTLDANNTSSNSLDIENDKSVPKDNPMSMVEESNVESNKSKGDSENCLEINHEKNVTAKPSEHNSKFIADTISEFVERDQVTEDIIDEDNANDPVKIVLASEIVLSDELENLPRQDSHDATIIEFNENENQNKGDINGDQMQSTAIQENTQEALVDDSCASTTSPSAELKCENLAHDKEASIDVNTGTSTGPEVFISHRIVTTSPTDENSSMGASDTGAEFGSPTSMLSDERLPAFPFSRNETPHQEIEADSIVETIKGQCENYCAPVEENMKYLKGKLKEEELSAIDTTIIIETNDECIPANKLVKEKANLMRVTDAEAISNHETTESDFAPTLTDKAHKKRRRHGGKSSGRMLRDALKNSVSKSSDIGNDGCPPPVLQDKMSGEALNQEQDKAAKELAPETPNSSIVFVNAKDIQTSNSVNLIVEDSFDASVKTTESICSNIEATLPEELAKITTGSKEIPKELPYSEELTENVDTFTTSAIAEVTFTPKQNAEHTECDKDSNIFEQKPTKEEFDNCEISTETEGNTDTPNGNSDMKELTKIPITEADAPPLDDTAEKEKAKNHNEMNRTGASSEYQSAKIDNEDEVKDNNADTEPVSSYPKKRSAEEEISFKKSKQRKQEIEEGEGGNKPLISNVTNEEKETLTGSEKLKDLMSENSKPIDEDKLKSSESVVTNKASPEIEISKEVSICHDSNDSIKNEIHKETDPTPSLTNQKDDIIECDPQFSAISHSNHIEHKDSQSKGQVLDDITSMTSNTDAHEIKEKSVPTAQTNLKLKEYADTDVSKQVNLPTSLEPATTIELKTLSSSSYKTSTSTHEASCITTTPASVEITNKSTTEETSTETGSIKPRPFYRKAPITRRQTICFDISDNARNDFSRKRQVYDFEDDTTLATIATTPKRTAQRKMTMPDIGMPCRALRTASPLDSKNSFKSRRSSSYNEKTIDSGLVQQPSNDDGDEELCDELLAADTHSSKSFTDVNVKRLLDKDDSHKNASKTTSNGRSIMKRRASSRRQSVTTESPPQSKIPRDAAGFVAIQPKIAKTELMVTTLGDNQISTAQQQLLQLQQQNPPSPSSSSIILNKNSNRARKPHKATANNNQQQLNPLLVQQIQVQQTNVCKPQPQQVVTQLANTQNILQFVAPPAVGGPQQQQQTTEGFLISTAATSEEENVIDSNTQLIALPTQPYPGYTETFLLCKVNGNTCKPVDNVPLYLNHQLNELVPIPSDVLEAGPKLVVNDEGNAAKEANTQQEQMEQEKSVQESGNMSNETESATGIVETGNTEEPQNFLRDMTSDEAGADADANVGEDSTDLSSSNGILLNIEGQQVLLDAATFAHLLSNPDTNTQLISDDGTEYVLTHEVLQALHMQQQQQQQQEQQQALQLIDDNGSVIFQQATEAPPLVQQHLTPPAVVTNAVLDQSPIMSTLEVPSNSRLQVAPHSISVPPLPIVSPSNVVFGGDAPSNLDDSLAAIGVTAQSSSMSSALGLPITVTDPNIASKVTSAGPLNEILQFVSHRPATGQATAALAAAAIAGETRIFND, from the exons ATGTCCGAGGATCAAGTCTATAAGGATGGTGATATTGTGTGGGTCAAATTGGGCAATAATTGGTGGCCGGGCGAGGTCATCGACGCTCACCGACATCCAGATGGTATAGTGACTAATAACAAGCGAAAACTATATTGTatagttaaatttttcaatgagAACGCGTA TGAATACGTGAGCAATGTCAAGCAAATCTATCCATTTCAATGTGCTAAAAAAGAAGAATTTCTTAAGAAGGGCCTAT CTTTGTACAAAAGTGGCAATAAGTTTATGGAAAAGTTTCCTGAGGATATAGAAATCGCAGAGCGGCTAACACGTCAAAAGGTGTCATCCCTATATATAAACGATCGTCCAGACAGCATTGTCAAAGCAATTTTGGGACAACCTATAATTTTGTCAAGCGATGATGGCTGCGGTGGCACTTCAGAATATCGGGAAAAACGAAGAAGCTGT GAATCCATTACGAAAATCATCAATATCACACCAAATAAAACGCCACCAAAGCCAATAAGAATAGAGCAATCGGTTGCGATAGGAGCTGCATACGGCTCGACTTCAAATGCAGCAACGGCAAATCCCAAAAACATTAGCGGCTCGCCGAGGTTATCAATAAGCAGCGACTCCTCATCCAGTCGCACAAATGTCGGCAACAGTAACAACTATCGTTGCAATTTATGCGACTTCACCAGTGTCCGACAAAATGTCATGATATTACATAGGAAAATGCACAGCAATAGAAATGGAGCGGCAACTACAACAGTTGCATTGAATCAAAATGCCAATGCCCcaaaaaacagaaacaacaTTAACAATATCGAAAGCAATACCAAAGtaaataaacccattttaacAACAAGCACCTCCACCACACCCTCCAAATCACCTACCCCCTCGGTTGTATCAATTCCTGCAGGTAATAGATCTACAATATCGCTAAAAAGATCGAAAAGCCCACCATCAGTAACTAACGAAACAGTGGGGGTTGAGGACAAGACTACCTCTTCCTCCGCGGCAATCACTTTATCGGATTCGTCAGCTCCTTGTGCAGTGGAAACTACTTCTATTGTATCACAAGGAACCCTCTCAAGGCGATCTATGCGCCATACGAGATCGGCTGTGGTATCTTCCCCTACTTCGCCGAGTATCATAAATGGGTCTACCACTAGCGCCATAGATTTACCTGAAGTAAAACCTATccaaaaaatacccaagaagcGAGATTTTGCCAGTCTAACCATTGTAGTCAACCCCAATGTGGAAGAAGCACAACAAGTACAAAAATCCACGGTCACCGAAACATTAGCATCGACAGCATTGACACCGGTGGCCAAAGAAAATGTGGAAGAAATAAGAAATATGTTGATGGCCGATTGGAGCGATGAAGATGAAATGGCAGATCTAGACAATGATAAAAATAAGAATGAAATAAAAGCGATATCGGCTGATGCTGATAGCAGAAGCGGGGGCGAAATGAACGATATAACACCAATTATTTCTACACCCACAGGTACCTCAACTCCTTGCAGTACCACAACCAATAAGGGCCGTATTCGTAACATACCAAAGAAGGACCGCAGAGATGTCATATTGAATGACTTTAGTCCTGATGTATCAGTTATTGAACCTGCGCAAGACTCATCATCTCAAACTCTTGTAGTACATTTGGACACTTCGAACTCATCTGCAGTAGAGATAGTTGATGAACAACAACACACGCCTATTATAACCATACATGATGACGATGAAGATGATAGAACACATAAGACGCCTATAAGTAAAACAACCAAAAAGAGCGCTGACAATTTGTCTCCTTCATCCCGAAACAGCGATTTGGAAAATGTCGAACCAAATGATAAATCAACAGCAGCCTCAATTCTATCTTGCTTCGACTTCCAAGATGATGAGGATGGGGAAGAAATCGATACAACTACGGCAACGGCCTCCTCTATAccacatttcaaaaaaaaatatttgtcgaGTGAAAGAAGCCTTTTTCAAATATCCTGCGATGGAGCTGCTAAGGCAAAACATAATGAGGAAAGGGACAAAAAAGACCAGGAGCTTGAAGCTGAAATAGAGTCCTTATTGGAATCCACACATCCACCAGCTGCCGGCCTGACCATAACTCCCAGCAACAGTTTTGAAGAATGCATATCTGTCAAGGATTTGCCCATAAAAGAGCGGAGCAAGCGTATATTTAAGTCACGCAATAGATCTCGCATAGAGGGCAAATTAAGTACGGAATCATTAACAAATTCTGTATCCACTGATGAAAGCTTAACCAAAGACATATCGTCGTCAGAAGACATTAACAAAACAAAGCAAGTGCAGGAAAAAAGAGGCCCAAAAGAAAATCGTCGAAAATCAAAAGACACCAACGAAAGAGCTTCTTTGAAATCTTCAAAAGATTGGCCTGCCAAATGCCTGGCCGGGAGATTAGAAGACCAATCATTGTATGCAAAAGACGAGCAACATTTACCCAATGGAGAAAATTCCATtccagaaaattttgccaatgttAATAATAATGCTTCTTCAGAAAAAGTCTCTGAATCGATGGCCCTAAGGGCTACCATTGCCGACAAGGATCAAGTTGAAGCGGAAACAATTAAAGTACTGACAGAACTAGCAACGGTTGAAGAAGTTCCTCAAGACGAAGGAAATGAATTAGTTGTTGTCGATCAGCAGTTGGGCCGTACCCTTCAACCATCGACATTGGTAGAATCCGAAGAAAATAGATTAGAGGATAACGTCAAATTGCAAACGTTAGACGCAAATAACACATCGTCAAATTCGCTTGATATTGAAAATGATAAAAGTGTTCCTAAAGATAACCCCATGTCTATGGTCGAGGAAAGTAATGTCGAATCCAACAAATCAAAAGGTGATTccgaaaattgtttggaaataaACCATGAAAAAAACGTTACAGCTAAACCATCCGAACATAACTCAAAATTTATTGCTGATACAATTTCTGAATTCGTAGAAAGAGATCAAGTTACTGAGGACATAATAGACGAAGATAACGCCAACGATCCTGTCAAGATTGTGTTGGCGTCTGAAATTGTCTTAAGTGATGAACTTGAAAATCTTCCTAGGCAAGACTCTCACGATGCAACTATAATCGAATTTAATGAAAATGAGAATCAAAATAAAGGCGATATTAATGGTGATCAAATGCAATCAACTGCTATCCAAGAAAATACACAAGAGGCATTGGTAGATGACTCATGTGCAAGTACCACATCACCTTCTGCtgaattaaaatgtgaaaatttgGCTCATGATAAGGAGGCCTCAATAGATGTAAATACTGGTACTTCAACTGGCCCAGAGGTATTTATTAGTCATCGCATTGTTACTACCTCACCCACGGATGAGAACAGTTCAATGGGTGCTTCTGACACAGGAGCTGAATTTGGATCACCAACTTCAATGTTGAGTGATGAGCGTCTACCGGCATTTCCCTTCAGCCGAAACGAGACTCCACACCAAGAAATAGAAGCGGATTCAATTGTGGAAACAATAAAAGGCCAATGTGAAAATTACTGTGCACCAGTTgaagaaaatatgaaatatcTCAAAGGAAAATTGAAGGAAGAGGAGTTAAGTGCCATCGATACCACGATTATAATAGAAACGAATGATGAATGCATACCTGCCAACAAATTAGTTAAGGAAAAGGCCAATTTGATGAGAGTAACAGATGCGGAAGCAATATCGAATCATGAAACAACAGAAAGCGACTTTGCACCGACTTTGACTGACAAAGCACATAAAAAAAGAAGACGTCATGGGGGAAAAAGTTCCGGCCGAATGCTGCGGGATGCTTTAAAAAATTCGGTTTCGAAAAGCAGTGATATTGGAAATGATGGATGCCCACCTCCAGTATTACAGGATAAGATGTCTGGCGAAGCACTCAACCAAGAACAGGACAAGGCTGCGAAAGAATTAGCACCTGAAACCCCTAACTCTTCGATCGTGTTTGTAAATGCTAAAGATATTCAAACTTCGAATAGCGTTAATCTGATAGTTGAAGATTCATTTGATGCGAGCGTCAAGACAACTGAAAGCATTTGCAGTAATATCGAAGCAACCCTTCCAGAGGAACTGGCAAAAATAACCACTGGTTCTAAAGAAATTCCAAAGGAACTTCCTTATTCTGAAGAATTGACCGAAAATGTTGATACGTTTACAACATCCGCAATAGCGGAGGTTACTTTCACCCCAAAGCAAAATGCTGAACATACGGAGTGTGACAAAGATAGTAACATTTTTGAGCAGAAACCAACCAAAGAAGAGTTTGATAATTGTGAAATAAGTACTGAGACTGAAGGCAACACCGATACTCCAAATGGAAATTCTGATATGAAAGAACTTACTAAAATTCCTATAACTGAGGCAGATGCTCCACCTTTGGATGACACAgctgaaaaagaaaaagcaaaaaatcataACGAAATGAATAGAACAGGAGCGTCTTCTGAATACCAATCCGCGAAGATAGATAACGAAGACGAAGTTAAAGACAACAACGCAGACACAGAACCAGTCTCCTCGTATCCAAAGAAAAGATCGGCAGAAgaagaaatttcatttaaaaaatcaaaacaacgcAAAcaagaaattgaagaaggagaaGGTGGAAACAAGCCGCTAATAAGTAATGTAACTAATGAAGAAAAGGAAACTTTGACTGGTAGTGAAAAGCTTAAAGATTTAATGTCTGAAAATTCAAAGCCTATTGATGAGGACAAACTGAAGTCTTCTGAATCCGTCGTTACTAATAAAGCATCGCCGGAAATAGAAATATCTAAAGAGGTGTCAATATGTCATGACAGTAATGACAGTATCAAAAATGAAATTCACAAAGAAACGGATCCCACGCCCTCACTGACGAATCAAAAAGATGATATTATTGAATGTGATCCTCAATTTTCCGCAATAAGTCATAGcaaccatattgaacacaaaGATTCCCAGAGTAAAGGGCAAGTGCTAGACGATATAACGTCGATGACTTCAAATACGGATGCgcatgaaataaaagaaaaatctgTACCTACTGCACAAACTAATTTAAAACTGAAAGAGTATGCTGACACTGATGTTTCTAAACAGGTTAACCTTCCAACTTCATTAGAGCCTGCCACAACGATAGAACTAAAGACATTATCGTCATCATCATATAAGACAAGTACATCAACCCATGAGGCTTCTTGCATTACAACAACACCTgcatctgttgaaattacgaaCAAATCGACCACTGAAGAAACCAGTACTGAGACGGGAAGCATAAAACCGAGACCATTTTACAGAAAAGCACCTATTACGCGCCGCCAAACCATATGCTTCGACATCTCCGATAATGCTCGAAATGACTTTTCCCGCAAACGGCAAGTTTATGATTTTGAAGATGACACAACCCTCGCAACGATAGCAACAACACCTAAAAGAACTGCTCAACGTAAAATGACCATGCCAGACATAGGAATGCCTTGTCGGGCGTTAAGAACAGCAAGTCCACTTGATTCAAAAAACTCCTTCAAATCAAGACGCAGCTCATCATACAATGAAAAAACCATAGATTCAGGTTTAGTGCAGCAACCATCAAACGATGACGGCGACGAGGAGTTATGTGATGAACTTTTGGCAGCAGACACG CATTCCTCAAAATCCTTCACCGACGTGAATGTTAAAAGACTACTCGATAAAGATGACAGCCACAAAAATGCATCGAAAACAACTTCTAATGGTCGTAGTATTATGAAGCGTAGAGCCTCAAGCCGCCGTCAAAGTGTGACAACCGAAAGTCCCCCTCAGAGTAAAATACCTCGAGATGCTGCAGGTTTTGTCGCGATACAGCCAAAAATCGCAAAAACCGAGTTAATGGTCACAACTCTAGGCGATAATCAAATTTctacagcacaacaacagctattACAGCTGCAACAGCAAAACCCTCCATCCCCATCATCATCGTCAATTATCCTCaataagaattcaaatcgtgcACGAAAGCCACATAAAGCCACAGCCAACAATAATCAGCAACAATTAAATCCTTTGTTGGTTCAACAAATCCAAGTACAACAAACAAATGTTTGCAAACCCCAACCGCAACAAGTGGTCACACAATTGGCCAATACTCAGAACATATTACAGTTTGTAGCACCACCTGCAGTTGGGGGgccacagcagcagcagcaaacaaCGGAAGGCTTCTTAATATCGACGGCTGCCACTAGTGAAGAG GAAAACGTAATCGATTCCAATACACAATTAATAGCATTGCCAACTCAGCCTTATCCCGGATATACTGAGACATTTTTACTCTGCAAGGTGAATGGTAACACCTGCAAACCAGTTGATAACGTACCTTTGTATTTAAACCATCAACTGAACGAACTTGTACCTATACCCTCGGATGTTTTGGAGGCTGGTCCTAAACTTGTAGTTAACGATGAAGGCAATGCTGCTAAAGAAGCAAATACTCAACAAGAGCAGATGGAACAAGAGAAAAGCGTACAAGAAAGTGGAAATATGAGCAATGAAACGGAGAGTGCAACGGGAATTGTTGAGACGGGCAACACTGAGGAACCGCAAAATTTCTTGCGTGACATGACTAGCGATGAAGCTGGTGCTGATGCTGATGCCAATGTTGGAGAAGATTCAACGGATTTGAGTTCCAGCAATGGAATTCTATTAAATATCGAAGGTCAGCAAGTTTTGCTGGATGCTGCAACATTCGCCCATCTTTTGTCAAATCCAGATACCAACACTCAACTTATATCTGATGATGGCACTGAGTATGTCCTAACACATGAAGTATTGCAGGCTCTACAtatgcaacaacagcagcaacaacagcaggaACAACAACAG GCTCTACAATTAATCGACGACAATGGAAGTGTGATATTTCAACAAGCTACAGAGGCTCCACCATTGGTGCAACAACATTTAACACCACCCGCTGTGGTCACAAATGCTGTACTCGATCAATCGCCGATCATGTCAACACTGGAGGTGCCTTCGAATAGCCGATTGCAAGTTGCGCCCCATTCCATAAGTGTGCCGCCGCTTCCCATAGTTTCACCGTCAAATGTGGTATTTGGTGGAGATGCACCTTCCAATCTCGATGACAGCTTAGCTGCCATAGGCGTCACAGCGCAATCATCGTCCATGTCATCAGCACTGGGTCTACCCATAACCGTTACAGATCCAAATATCGCCTCAAAGGTAACTTCGGCCGGACCTCTTAAcgaaattttacaatttgtatCACATCGCCCAGCTACGGGACAAGCAACGGCAGCTTTAGCTGCGGCAGCGATAGCCGGAGAAACGCGTATTTTCAATGACTAG